A genomic stretch from Setaria italica strain Yugu1 chromosome VII, Setaria_italica_v2.0, whole genome shotgun sequence includes:
- the LOC101764683 gene encoding uncharacterized protein LOC101764683, whose amino-acid sequence MAPPPPVAWAAAGDPADAEPLEVRCAGCGETLEVDRGLTEFICPDCATPQSLPPELMPPPPPRRRKALPLPRGAADVRGARLPCGACGALLSVPVGLPRCACPLCGAELAVDTARLRNYLLSSAAAADAVPVLPLGASSSVPPILQAREAQTEHPNRLIPEQAESEHPDYTVDEEEVRVSEDNARYREQRNLYSGGPRIVRAENRHGEPLNQVRHQAQDLPSSHAVRTKQTYQESPDRVTEALRNSSNPALFRESGCISHINDTTTTDINGTARRSICPKTVNLEKRNMQTPKQIIQKPQRQLPCTVTSPEHARTESSNRAIHVQEKQQEPGNEANHRENACTRLGDETIADNNNRRITRQLIDLNAMGAEKRQGLPNDATHQMRKEQSDSVIHRELDNQVTRVENEQPGHHRVHTRKRKGLMAASNSGLQLRRSRRLAKVSSAAIDRQPVIDDKLTESEPDEQWTASPGQCSPDPSDTDKIINNLSTSSSPLHEIRQTSSNELENLHSTPIPSSNPNMSNPEYFSSNPDMSDPKHFSSNPDMSDPEHFAHTYIPMDVRRALAKLSSKSLLHHMMSGPSSGESHLHDSMDSEGQKLQVASQNKGRRPRGLTLCLKLWTMPKGMRIPVSLNTSGLPIGKEAATLSSFLGTLARDGILAPLSHLDWRSVPEKNKDVMFHIVKLKFDIAPVGELWIVKSLGRKWKSWKSILKQKHFDTHETEEERLADRNPRVLEEQWRFLVAYWSTEKAQAASARNKACQANVTTYHSSGTKSFARIIEEERQQRHNDEPTVEDLFILTHKPKDGKPMAKAAASTIERFREQCQKPTEGSASDFGLESRRTRRRRKPALKTSLREAMEAKRRAEDEAATLRKKLFAMEERQTKLQEGKGSVKGADGPVNSPEELAGEPSPPPGFPQVQNTPGSDEIWEPYRDLSELYDASS is encoded by the exons atggcgccaccgccgcccgtcgcgtgggcggcggcgggggatccGGCGGACGCGGAGCCGCTGGAGGTGCGGTGCGCGGGGTGCGGCGAGACGCTGGAGGTGGACCGGGGCCTGACGGAGTTCATCTGCCCGGACTGCGCCACCCCGCAGTCGCTGCCCCCCGAgctcatgccgccgccgccgccgcgccggcggaagGCGCTCCCGCTGCCCCGCGGCGCCGCGGACGTGCGGGGCGCGCGGCTCCCCTGCGGCGCGTGCGGCGCGCTCCTCAGCGTGCCCGTCGGGCTGCCGCGCTGCGCCTGCCCGCTCTGCGGCGCCGAGCTCGCCGTCGACACCGCGCGGCTCAGGAACTACCTCCTGTCCTCCGCCGCAGCGGCGGACGCCGTCCCCGTTTTGCCactcggcgcctcctcctcggtgCCACCCATCCTCCAAGCCCGAGAG GCACAAACAGAGCATCCTAATCGGCTTATTCCAGAGCAGGCAGAATCAGAGCATCCTGATTACACTGTTGATGAAGAGGAGGTACGGGTCAGCGAGGATAATGCAAGGTATAGGGAGCAGAGGAACTTATATTCAGGTGGCCCCAGAATTGTTAGGGCAGAAAATAGACATGGAGAGCCACTAAATCAGGTCAGGCATCAGGCTCAAGATCTTCCTTCCAGCCATGCTGTTCGTACAAAGCAGACATATCAAGAGAGTCCAGATCGAGTTACTGAGGCACTGCGAAATTCTTCTAATCCTGCACTTTTTAGGGAATCAGGGTGCATTTCACATATTAACGATACTACCACAACAGATATAAATGGCACAGCTAGGCGCTCCATTTGCCCCAAAACTGTAAATCTTGAGAAGAGAAACATGCAGACTCCCAAACAGATCATACAGAAGCCACAAAGACAACTTCCTTGCACTGTGACATCTCCGGAACATGCTCGGACAGAATCTTCAAATAGGGCAATTCATGTTCAGGAAAAGCAACAGGAGCCTGGAAATGAAGCAAACCACAGAGAAAATGCATGCACTCGACTGGGCGATGAGACTATTGCAGACAATAACAACAGGAGGATAACTAGGCAGTTGATTGACCTCAATGCTATGGGTGCAGAGAAGAGACAGGGGCTGCCAAATGATGCTACACATCAGATGCGGAAAGAACAATCTGATTCTGTGATTCACAGGGAACTGGATAATCAAGTAACTCGTGTAGAAAACGAACAGCCAGGACATCACAGAGTTCACACGAGGAAACGGAAGGGTCTGATGGCTGCATCAAATTCAGGTCTTCAGCTTAGGCGTAGCAGACGTTTGGCGAAAGTTTCATCTGCTGCCATTGACAGACAACCTGTTATAGATGACAAACTGACAGAAAGTGAGCCTGATGAGCAGTGGACTGCATCTCCAGGACAATGTTCACCTGATCCGTCAGATACTGATAAAATCATCAACAATTTATCTACTAGTTCATCTCCTTTGCATGAGATTCGTCAAACAAGCTCTAATGAGTTGGAGAACCTTCATTCAACTCCAATACCTTCTTCAAATCCCAACATGTCCAATCCTGAGTATTTCTCATCAAACCCTGACATGTCTGATCCTAAGCATTTTTCTTCAAACCCCGACATGTCTGATCCTGAGCATTTTGCTCATACTTATATTCCTATGGATGTTAGAAGGGCCCTTGCAAAGCTATCATCCAAGTCATTGCTTCACCATATGATGTCTGGGCCAAGTTCTGGTGAGTCACACCTGCATGATTCAATGGATTCAGAAGGACAGAAACTGCAGGTAGCATCTCAGAATAAAG GCAGACGTCCTCGTGGTTTAACTCTATGTCTAAAGTTGTGGACCATGCCTAAGGGCATGCGCATACCAGTTTCATTGAACACTTCAGGTTTGCCTATTGGAAAAGAAGCAGCCACATTGTCTTCCTTTCTGGGCACATTAGCACGGGATGGAATATTGGCACCTCTTTCACATCTTGATTGGAGAAGTGTTCCTGAGAAAAACAAGGATGTGATGTTTCATATTGTCAAG CTCAAATTTGACATCGCTCCAGTTGGTGAGTTATGGATTGTGAAAAGTTTAGGAAGGAAGTGGAAGAGCTGGAAATCCATATTAAAACAAAAGCATTTTGATACACATGAAACGGAAGAGGAGCGCCTTGCTGATCGGAATCCTCGTGTTCTTGAAGAACAGTGGCGATTCTTAGTTGCATATTGGAGTACTGAAAAAGCTCAG GCTGCAAGTGCTCGAAATAAGGCTTGTCAGGCGAATGTAACCACTTACCATAGCTCAGGAACGAAGAGCTTTGCACGTATAATTGAAGAGGAG AGGCAACAACGGCATAATGATGAGCCTACAGTTGAGGATTTGTTCATATTGACTCACAAACCCAAGGATGGGAAGCCAATGGCGAAGGCAGCAGCTAGTACCATT GAGCGATTCCGTGAACAGTGTCAAAAGCCAACGGAAGGCTCGGCAAGTGACTTCGGACTGGAGTCCCGCCGAACCAGGCGACGCAGGAAGCCAGCCTTGAAGACATCTTTGAGGGAAGCCATGGAGGCTAAAAGAAGGGCTGAAGATGAGGCAGCTACGCTGAGGAAGAAGTTGTTTGCTATGGAAGAAAGGCAAACGAAGCTGCAGGAGGGTAAAGGCAGTGTGAAGGGCGCGGATGGTCCGGTGAACTCCCCGGAGGAGCTAGCAGGTGAACCGTCACCACCTCCAGGTTTTCCACAG GTTCAAAATACCCCAGGCTCAGATGAAATTTGGGAGCCATATCGCGATCTCTCGGAACTGTACGATGCTTCGTCCTAA